The Nicotiana tomentosiformis chromosome 2, ASM39032v3, whole genome shotgun sequence genome includes the window attatcgtatccacaaggattagatttaaatagtattatcatagtttgtagTTAGATTGCTATGCAGGAGGATCAACAGTGGAGATTTATATGAATTCTAATTACAATTGACTAAGAATCTAaatctattgactaatgacaatcgcaacaaaagtaagcaaggaagttatcaatgggagaaaatatgggttgataggataggtgcaagataattattctggatctaactctagataattcactacTAATGTTCAAataagtctctcgaattcacttaattatcactacaattgtttagtagaaactcctctctcgattaagtctcaaccacacaatatgaaccaatttatgtTCGGCAatgatatgcaagaattcgtaatggattggtctttaaaagaatctctttcgattatcctcctaactaggtttaatcaaggattcaactagcctctttcgattacttagaagaatctatgaactcaaccaacaatatagtgcaaatatatcacaagttatgcttctctctattacaagaacaagtgaacatagttgcaataattaaatcttccaaaaatgattcaaatacataaaagtagagttataatccacaaacaaccatcaatacaccaaatccatcaaaacctaaaaggatctactccatataCATGGGGAAGTTCTTTACAAATGAAACTAAAGtgtaggaaaacataaattcaatccaaacccggatcttgagtgaggaaaaaatgatgaaatccttgtacttgtgttcttccaactcctccttagcctccttggcctTCCTAGGTCGAAATTAGGTCAAAAAGTCCCTCTAAAATGGTGTTTTTGTGTATTTAAGCCGCCCCCAAAACAAACCCCGGACGAAACTATCCTTTTCTTAGCGAAATATGACTCTTCTCAGACAGGACAtgcacggccgcgcacctggagacCTGCTCACGCACTTGGTCGCGCATTTTGCACACCACACTGCCTCTCATGCGCGCCAAGTGCACGCTCGCGCACCTGGGTGGTATCAGTTATGAATTTGGGaaaatgtaaaacatgaaagtagtatcccttttaaatagctttccaacgatatattgtggagcccaaatggATTTCTGAAGgaaaagttatgtgcattttactggacaatgcgcagtattcctgctcgattcttcgtttagTTCTTAAAGTACACTATCATCTGTTGATcctcgaacacgatcccaacttaatccttggacttttactcaaacttcaaagctccaaaatagcatgaattcattccataacatctaaataactcgaaatcactcctacacggtataaaatacacaataagtgcaaaacactactaattaaagctcaacataagtaaagtgcaataaattagagtgcaataagcgactaaaatacgggattatagcctaccatcaataccccacacttaaatcatttctcatcctcgagcaatcaaactacacttcatatatacatgacctttttaaataactctcctaactcatcacaccaagaataataaaatagattatgcacaataccgtaacatcctcgcctcaagatttgactcaataGCAACACacatttttcacaacctgctcacttactctaacacagaggtcaatgacattacccttcctttatgaatcaagtgccctcatacaagaatagagagtagttccacacacaataaagtttaagaataattaagaactcaagataggaagagttcactcactctcagaacaatattcatgtgccacaaaatatgtaccataagcttgcccatagtgtactactATACTAATTGAacttattcagtcaaggatcaagtaggactttatttggttgtaatataggatgcgggacgggtaggatacattttgATATATTAACTAcatctccctaagcactttaatacacacAACTGACCGTTCAAAATCCCACACttttgtcaaaccataactctacCCTTACAACAATATATGTCAACTCCCCACTTCTTTAAGCACACATACATCaaaagttaccactatcaatgaatatttGCACAACAATGCAactatatttttttcaatttacgTGGCTCTTATGCACCTTTtttcttatttcattagttccactcaaaagccaatcaacaccccacactttaatttttacaaagttcataacaatttaaGTGCCCGCGAGAGGTAAAATGGGTAAgccttgtaatgtggttgccaaataaacatgattacaggctcaatgaggttaactaagatacataacaattaggtgggtacaacatataactggctcaacaaagaagctattatatcacttccaagactgaataaaactactatttcgctttgcaaacacacggagAAAGTTCAagatatcaaatgcaatgcacagaatacacgaaacctcacacacacatgacaCATAACTTACTCAtcgagacactctagtcaaagcagttaagcaaagttaagatcatacaatttaaggtacttatacacgagttaaaaactgagcctaagcgtcacaactaaagcactaaCTATTCTTAAGGCATAATACAGTCAaaagatattgctttcatttaaaatcacaacacaagatctcctactcctaaaaaaaactaactatacctggttcaaacaaaacccttgaaaaagaaccgcgacgcaaagaaaaaccaaggggaaattattatactacctaaagaaaataatatatatatatatatatatatatatatatatatatatattcttcgaACTTAAAAAATTcaatcaaaaaaaataaaaacacacacaagaaacaaaaacaaacatttatttacatatttacatccccaccccacactttaaattgtggcatgtccccatgacacacaaataaaaagcaagaggtaaagaaaactcccctggACTTTTTCCGTTTTCGAGAActtgtgaactccacccctaattctgaatgcaTTTTTCGTTTTTGCTCCtcgggattctttatggagctcaaCAGGCCAAAGTCCTTTAAGGATATTTTCAAGacccactcttttctttctttcttggcctcattttgagcggtggattgttcttgtaggatcgtcctcaacttgtttctgcattcattCATAAGATCAATCCctgcatattcctgtaaatccccacaaataaaatccacatgatcaaggttagaataagaaaatgaagaagaaaggtcaTGTGAGTACTCCTTTGATaagtccaagaccatttgttcctcATTCTTGTCATGTGAGTACTCCTCTGGTAAGTCAAAGACCATTTGttcctcattctcttctactaaaaaTTACAATTGTGGATAGGTGGATgagggtttgaactcttcttgtATTGCTTTAtaatcaaccaaagcctcattTTCAATCATTTCAGTTGAAACAGAGTCCTCTTGCAGAGTGGAAAACTCTCTCTGTAGATGTTCATAATCTCGGGTAGGCTCATTTTCACACGGTATCTCTTCTATATATTCATCATCATAATGCAATGAGCTAAGTCTATTTACTAATTGATTCACTTGCATTATTAGGTTGTTAGTGGCTTCATCATCGTGTATAAATTtctcttccaccttatttatgaaTTTATACATAAgttcttctaaactaccattctcctcttgaggtggttgtctcacttcgctttcatttcagtcataataagggtattcatcccaaccagagtcagaattatactcatatgaatcctcatacctgtacggTCTAGAGACAAAGTGAGAGTGTTCAAAAAATGAACCATAGAAAAAATACTTACCCGCTTGACAATCAACCCAAagatgatttccaccgcatttaaaacacgTAGCACACCGCTGATAATATTTAGCTGATAACTCTTCAACTGTTTTCTTAGGCTAGTTTTACTCCATCTTCGcatcatttagagttcaataacaagaatattctcttcaagatttcttcaacaaaagaaatcttgaagatAAGTTAACACAACAaacttaaaaataaaagaaaataaaaattaaaagctaattcccgaattagcactacaaactatttcaaacactattgattgcaaatttccggcaacggtgccaaaatttgacgaacacaaaacacacacttaaattatgctcgctagtcaaagatagtatagtataattatcgtatctatatggattggatttaaacagtaatattgtagtttgtagctagattgctatccaagaggaTCAACAGTGGAGATTTATATGAATTCTAActataattaactaagaatctaaagctattgactaatgacaatcacaacaaaggtaagcaaggaagttatcaatgagagaaaatatgggttgatagggtAGGTAcaagataattattcgggatctaactctagataatttactactaatgttcaagtgagtctctcgaattcacttaattatcagtacaatggtttagtagaaactcctatctcgattaagtctcaacctcacaatatgaaccaatttacaCTCGGTGAAGATATCCAAGAATtcataatggattggtctttagaaaaacctctttcgattatcctcctaactaggtttaatcaaggattcaactagcctctttcgattacttagaagaatctatgaactcaactaacaatatagtgcaaatatatcacaagttatgcttctctcgattacaagaacaagtgaacatagttgcaacaattaaatcttccaaaaatgattcaaatacataaaaatagagttataatccacaaacaactatcaatacaccaaatctatcaaaacccaaaaggatttAGTCCATAGACATGgggaagttcttcacaaatgaaactaAAATGTAGGAAAATacaaattcaatccaaacccagatcttgagtgaggaataaatgatgaaatccttgttcttgtgttcttccaactcctccttagcctccttggcctTCCTAGTAAGGCTGTGCATGGATCAGATCGGATCGGACTTAGCACATTTCAGATTTGGATTTCGGATTCTATAAAATACAATCCGAATCCAATCCGAATTAATATCGGATTGGATCGAATTTTAAAGTTCGGATTGGATCGGATTTTTGGATTTCGGATCGGATTATTATGCCTCAAAGTTGCAAACTCAcatgtatattttctttgtaaaagaggCAATACAATAAGAAAAATTCATGTTTCTGCAATTATGAGAGTATTATGGTGCCAATATAGCTAAATTCAGCaattgtaaaggtaataacttTGAGGAGGATGTAAAGGAAGTACTGACTATCCGATATTAAagtttaatatttacaaatacccTAATAATTTCGGAGTTCGGATCGGATTACAATTATACCAACCCGAATCCGATCCGAATATCCGAAATTTTAACAAATACAATCTGAAATCCGATCCAaatatccgaaatccgaaattgaGCGGATCGGTTCAGATTTCGGCTATCCGATCCAAATGAAGAGCCCTATTTCCTAGGTCGAAAGGTCCCTCTAAATGGTGTTTTGTGTATTTAAGTCGCCCCCAAAACAAACcccggacgaaactacccttttcTTAGCGAAATAGGACTCTTCCCGGACAGGACATGCGCGATCGCACACCTAgagacctgctcgcgcacttggTCGTGCATTTTGCACACCATAGTGCCTCTCAAATGCGCGCTCGCACACCTGAGTGGTATCAGTTGAGAATTTAAGaaaatgtaaaacatgaaagttgtatcccttttaaatagctttctaacgatatattgtggagcctaaACGGATTTCTGAGCGAAACATTATGTGCATTTAGTAGACAATGTGCAGTATGCCtcctcgattcttcgtttcgctCTTAAAGTgtactatcatccgttgatccccgaacacgatcccaacttaattctTGGGCTTTTAATCAGACTTCAAAGCTACAAAATAACATGAATTCATTCAATAACGTctaaataactcggaatcactcctacacggcataaaacacacaataagtgcaaaacactactaattaaagttcaacataagtaaagtgcagtaaattagagtgcaataagcgactaaaatacgggattatagcctaccatcaatgtaTAATAGGTCACATGCTCGTTTGAGTCCATGGTTCCGTTATACTTAGGGATATCAGGCATATAGAACCTTTTCGAGATCGGCTTCggtgccgcgctcggaggaaaaggcttcTGGATAAACTTCTTGGAGTCCGGCCCCTTTATGCTCCCGGAATTTGATCGACCCAGGAGTCCACCCGCTTCGttaatgcttcaagcattttcattacctCAAGGTTGACCCCAGGATCATCTTTACCCGGTCTCTCGGTGACTAGTTCGTTTATTCGGGTGCTTTCCCGAGATTGTTCCAGTTCGACCGTGCTGGGGGCGTGGCCTTGATTATGTAGCTGCGCTAttgccgcctgttgagcctgcaacatttcaaagATTATCCGCCGACTTGCCCCATCACCTTCCTCTTCGGGAATTTCTCGAGCTGTCGGTCGGGGTCCCCCGCGAACACTGTTTTTGGGATCACTTGGCAGATTTACGTggatggccacatgcgagttgGCATCGACCGGATCGATAACTGGGACACCATTGGGATTAGCAGGAGGCACCTCATTGCTAGGCACCAAATTGTTATTTTCGCGATGATGACCAGACTTAGCGTCAACGTTCAAATGGGCAGATTGAAAATTCGACATTTTTAAGGTGACCTGAAATTAAGACcgtaaagaacaagcgtaaaatagagtgtgttatgttatggagatttatatcaaatcaccactattattcttagccccacggtgagcgCTAAACTGCTTAccctaaaatcggataacaattaaattatacgcgattttaaggatatatggattgattcaacacaaataatcacGAATACCAAACAAACGAGTTAAAGACAAAATGAATGATCAAACCAGTCGTAATGTTACAGCCCAGCTCGAGTTCAGATTGGACAGTTGTTTTGCTCTCGGTCGGACCCTTGGTTCGATCTCAATTGCGAGTAAGAACAAACAGTTAAGTAAGAACTTTTTTAATAGCTAGAAAGCAGAAAATGAATTTGTATTGCCTTGATTTGCGTGTTATAATATGTCTTATCAAAGAaaagcttcccctttatatagtaggagagtttcttCTATAGTACaaatctaaaaaaggtaaaaatctctctTTCTCATTACTTACTGATGCGTAATCGATATCGATcgagatccacgccgtgatatccggttgatTGCGAATATTATGGCCCTCTATCCGTCGTGTATATAATAGTTCAttgtgcttttcgaggtcttagaacttGTCCAGAGTCCGGGGTGCGTCTCGTATTATCAGGCCTGATGGCGAGCACTTCGTTCACTTTTCACGGGCGTCGATACAAAGAGTTCTTACTTCGATTTCGATCTCGTATGTTCATGCCTTCACTCCGTCTTATTCACCGAGAAATCGGAGTGTGAATTATTCCCGATTTCACCCctacacaataacaacaataataaacttagtgattttccaaaaaaaataataataataaaagaagaaaaagaaggccTAATGTAACAACTATAAACCAAAGTCGCAAGCAATTTTTCAAGAATTGAATCAGAGTGgactctcttttctttcttccaaACCTTCTTCTCTCTGGAAGATCGAAGTTTCTAATTTCAcccaaaatcaaaaatcaaatgCCTAGTTAAAAAAAAACAGCGTGAAGAAGCCGTCAGTGAGAGAGTCGTGAGCACGCAACAATACCTCCTCAAAAGAAACACAAACCAACTCAAAATCTGTTTCTTTTTTCGCATATAAAATTAGCCCCATCGACGCACATTTAGCAATAATTGACTGGGAATTTGACTCCCGGGTTGTTCTTGGATACTATGGGTTGTGCCGGATCCTCACGTTCCAAAGGAGATGGTACTCTTCTTGCTGAAACTATTGTCTTCACCAATTTTTAgtgatacccatttggttttCTTGATGTATGCTGTGAGTTTTTGCGTTTGGTTTGAAAGTTGATTGCTCTCTTGTTATTCTTGGTCAAGTATATTTGCTTAGCAGTTATCGGAGATTCTCAGCTGGTTATACTGATATTTGGTGCACTCGTTTTgtattttcaaattattttgcGCTAAGAAAATTGGTTAGCTGTGCTTTATTTTTTTGGGTTTCTCACCCGGTGTCCGGTTTGGGGCCGACTAACCCAGATTCGCACGAGTGCTCAGAGGCCGAGCCAGTTTATGAGTTCTGAATTTGCAACGGAAGCGGGTTCCTAATtgaatatttatatgtatatttaatgaattttctaATACAAATATAATGATTAAGCAAAAATGGTTGGGTTCGGCACCTCATAGGCTAGCTCCACCTCGGGAAGTGCTCCCTGCGAGGAGCAACTCCATTCCCAGGTCTCGAGACTGACCCCTCTAGGTAAGGATAGGTGGGTGCTTACCACCCGCCATATCCTTTGGTGGTAATTGTTTAGTTTTGAGTTTACTGCTATGTATAATTTTGCCTTTTCGTGGGAAGTTTCTTCCGGAGAGTGCTTTTAACTGTTTTTTGGTTATTTGACTATTTAAGTGGTGCTTAAGTAAGTAATATTTCATAATAAATAATTAGTGATGAATTAGGTATTGGGTAGGTATTTGCACTATTTATGTAATTGTAGTTTCAGTTTTGTTAGATAATGTGGCTGTTTGATACTAATGGCTTAGGTTGTTGTTGTGGGGATCATATGTGTTGCCTATTTGACTTAAGATATGAGTGTGACAATGAAGAATATGTTGATAAACTATTGTGGTAAATCTGTCTCCAATTATTTGTGCTGTTCCCTTATATTAGTCCGCGGTCTTGTCATATGCATATTTGAATTTTGAAGTCATATCTGAAGAAGATTTAACTGGAAGAAGATCTAGGTGCAAAAGAATTTGAATAAATGGATTGTGTTATTTGAGAGTCAAGGAATACCCTAAAAGCAATAAATTAGATACTTGGCAGAAGAAAGATGCAGAAATAAAAAGTATGCACTGGAAATAGGTTGGCCAAGTGGCAGAGTACCTTCAACTGCTATGTTACTTAACTAGATGTATCCGGTGAGATTGAAAGGAGAATTATATTAACTAACGAAGAATCGTGTATTGCTAAGTGGTAGCATGTCAGGTTACTGTGAAGCAATGCTTTATCTGGAGAAATTTTTACTTGATAAGATAGATATGTAATAAGAAGGACAAAGCTAGAAATCGAGGAGCAGATGGGAAGGACTGAAATAGCACGGTTTGGTAATATTTGAGGACAAAATATAACAGTCCATGTTTAATGAAGAATGTGTCCTTTAGCAAGTCAGTGTTGATAAATTAAAGATTTTAGCCTGTAAAAGGAGATGGTAGAGCATGTTGGAGCTTTTGTCAAAACCTGAAGTACTTTCATCATTTGGATCTTGTAAGGTTTGATCTTCAATTCCTAATTATCAAAGTTCATGTATTAGTTGACTGTTTGATTTTTTCCTCTGAAAGAGGTGTATTGAAATAGTCAAATCAAATAATTTGCTACACTGAATATGGAAAACGCACTAGGAAAAGTTTTTTCTTCTATGAAACTTGGTATTGCATACCTTTTGTCTAGGTATATCCTTTTCTCCAATGGTATGGAAAGGTGGACTGCGGGCTGTTACCCATTTCATCATAGCAAAGTTGAGTAAAAGAACATATGGTAAACAATTGCCCTTTGTTTGgatgatttgaattgtgtttgctTTGCAGTTCCACATATTTTTCCAGTCCATAGCCCTTTAAGTTTGTCTGCCAGTTTTGCCTCACTTCTTTATCAACCTACTATTAGTCTGGACTTTTGGATTTGGTTGCGTACTTGCAATTAAGCTCTGTTTGTTTTCGTAGATAAGCTGTAGTTATTTATATGCTGACTTCAGCTCTTTATTAGAAGCTCTAGGTATTTCGAGTTGTCTCATGGTTTTCTATTTTTCTATATTTGACTTTCCATTCTTTCTCATGTATCTCTTAGGCTTTTGTTATGAGCATGTGCTCTGCTGTTTTTTCCTATTCAATGATCTGCAGTTTTCTATTGATTCTGAACTAATTTCCTCTTTATAAATGATACTTCTAGTCTCTGATTCTTTCTCCCTCATAAGAAAACATAGTTTCTTCTGTAACTAGTGCCCTTCATCTCCTGCTAAGTTTGTGTTTACAGAATGTTATATTGAAGTACTGATGATTATTTAGTGCTACTATTTTAGTACATCCATTTAGCTTGTTCTTTATGTAACTGAATGGAGTATTGTTTGGCGCTTTAGAGTGGCATTCTAGGAGAGTTGTATTCCTGGAAAGATAAAGTCTAAATAGTGTTAGATCACCTATTTTTAGTACTAGTAATTACTATCTGCTTTTTAGAATCTGTTCTCAGAAATTTGTCGTTCTTTGCATTGTTGGCTAATTTAATTTTTAGTAAGGAATCACCTTTTGAAAGGGAAAAGAGATAGTTGAAAGCTTTATTTCTAAAGTGAAGATACCGGCTTTAAAGGAGGATAGTGCATGATTAACAAATTATAGTCCGATTAAACAATCCAAAAATGTGGGACAGAAGTTCTTGTGCCAAATTATGCTTGCTGATATAACTTATTTTTGGTGGCTGTTAGAGTGAGCATAATGATTTGGGTCCGCCTTACACCCATAAGGGGTGTTCAATGAATTAAGAATTCAAGATACATTCCACTTGGGATATGTATGTGATGGGCGGCTTTTGACCCTCCAGCTACTGCTACTACTCTGTGGTGCCGCGCTCTAGACAATTGACTTTTACCCATTGCCATATCCTTTGCCCTTGTTACATCCAATATAAAATTCTAGTTATTTTAGTGTCATCACCAAGGATACAAAAAGAAAGAACCTTGTTTTTACCTTTTTGTCTTCCCCTTCTTTTGGACAAAAGCAACGGAATAGCCTTTTGTATTTTTTGTTCATTCTTCTCCCTTCTTTGAAGAATTCTCCTCCGAACAACCAGTTAGCCATAACATCTGGCAAAGATGGTGTCTCCATTGATCGCATATTGTTATAAACTAAGTAATGGGTAAGTGGCTATTGTTTCTTTCCTTGCTTTTATCAGTAATTTACCTTTGATCATCCAAACTACTTTATGAGGCTGTAAGTTCCTCTATTATCATCCTACTCCCTTACTCAACATTTTGATCCAGAAGAAGTTAGTGGTGGCTTCATTCTTCATGAGATCCATTTCGGAAAACACGAAATTTTCTATTCACAATTCATCGGGATTTGTATTGTGTTATAATCTGCTAATAAATACATGCATGTGCACCTAATTGCGTTAGCAAGAAATAGAATAATGCCCCAGTGCCTAAGTAGCCCAATGTGAAGCGGACAGGTTGTTGTTAAGAGGATCGTCCACATTTAAAGAAATACAGAACAAAATGAATTAACTGGAATCTTATCTGATTATCTGTTCTAACAGCCTTTAAATTCAGAGCAGTAAAGATGGATGCTAAATTTCCAATAAGCATGTGAAAAGTCTTTTAAGAGTTGTTCTTCGTTCTCCTGTTCGTATTAGATATGTGTTTCAATTGAAAGTATTGTGCTTTGCTGACATCTTATATTGCTCCTTCATTTGCAGAAACTGTTAAGAAGATACGAAAACCAAAGCCATGGAAACACTCAGAACCAATAACAAGAGCTCAGCTTGTACAGATGCGTGATGAATTCTGGGACACTGCCCCGCACTATGGGGGTAGAAAAGGTACATTTCTTGATAAATTCTGCAAGTTTCTGGAACCACTTTCAATAGAGCTGGATGCATGATCAAGTTAAACAGTACTGTTAGCCACTGTGTTTAAATTTGCCTAACCAGTTAGTGATAGGTGAATTGTTAACTCTAGAATACACATCTGATGATGTGTGACAATCTATATGGGAGCTTGGGGTAGAGTGGATTGACAGTATATGGTATGTCGGAACTGCTTAAGTATGGATCGGAAAGATCCTTATTGATGATAAGTTGCTGTAAGTTTGACTTTAGGAGTGCTTTTAAGTTTTATCATGCATTAAACTTTTGATCATAACGATCTGGCTCCAGTAGTCAGTAACTTGGATCTCTCTTTTAGAAAAGAATGACTCTGAATGTATGAAAATCAAGCTGAGCATAATATTTCTTCTTTAATATGCGTCCTACATATAATTTTAAGTAATGCGCTCTATTTCGGCTGTTTTCACTTCTGAGAACATAGTCATTGTGATAACTAAATTCACAACATGCTCTTGAGTGATAACAACATTAATGATCCTTGAGAAATTTTCTGCTAAATCATCTATAGAAACTCTCTATAAGTGAATTTTGTAATCTTGTTAGCATCAGGGGGTGCTATCAGTTTGTAATACTGCTAACTATTAGAAATGTGTTTCATCTCCAGATATGTGGTGCCTTGCATATTGTTTGAGAGAAGCTGCATCAGTTTCTTTCAAATAGTTCATCTAAAAGAAGGCACATTAGctaatgaaatattaattttaacTTCTAATGAAATGGTACTCTTGacttttcaaaaaagaaaagaaaagaagattaACTTTCTAAAATGTCAACTTTCTAGAGAACCCTTTTTGATTGCACCCAGGTAGGCTGTCTAGTAAACCTCAATATTGATTTGCTTTCAGTCCATGCTGTTCATATTTGAGAGCGCGGCCCTTCCCCGGGCTGCCCTTTATTCAATGCATTGAACCTCATCTTTTCATGTCCCAAATTGATGGGACAGCAAGTATATGATAACGTTTTGTGGGGGTGATTGCTAAAATTTAGAGATTGTATAAAGCTATTGAACGTATTAGCTGCTGTGAGGTAATATATTTGCTGTATTTAGTGAATAGACCAAGTAGGAAGGTTCACTTCGGAAACAGTGTAATGTATGAAAATCATATTCTTACAACATATTATACTCCATTTTCAGAGATATGGGATGCGCTACGAGCTGCTGCAGAGGCAGACGTAAGCCTTGCACAAGCGTTCGTGGACAGTGCTGGGATAATTGTGCAAGTCCCTGATTTAACTATCTGCTATGATGAGAGAGGTTTTTATTACACAGTTTGATCAACACTTTCCAACTTCCATTCCTGAGAATCTCACACTTATGGTAATTATTCCAATGCAGGTGCCAAGTATGAGTTGCCCAAATATGTTTTGAGCGAACCAACAAATTTGATTGGTGAAAACTGAAAAGGCAATATAGTCAAGTATCATGCTTCATTGAGACTGTAAATGGTGTAAATTGCTCTCACTAGTCATTTCTTTCAAAGATACATTTCCTTTTATGCATTATGGTTTCATTTCATGATATCAAGAATCATCTTGCCACAGCAGCAACCATGTAATATCAAGCTGGAGAGACTTAGCATAATCACCAAATttaatttctgtaaattggatcttttatagggtgaaa containing:
- the LOC104094538 gene encoding uncharacterized protein isoform X2 — translated: MGCAGSSRSKGDETVKKIRKPKPWKHSEPITRAQLVQMRDEFWDTAPHYGGRKEIWDALRAAAEADVSLAQAFVDSAGIIVQVPDLTICYDERGAKYELPKYVLSEPTNLIGEN
- the LOC104094538 gene encoding uncharacterized protein isoform X1, which gives rise to MGCAGSSRSKGDGISFSPMVWKGGLRAVTHFIIAKLSKRTYETVKKIRKPKPWKHSEPITRAQLVQMRDEFWDTAPHYGGRKEIWDALRAAAEADVSLAQAFVDSAGIIVQVPDLTICYDERGAKYELPKYVLSEPTNLIGEN